Proteins encoded together in one Thermodesulforhabdus norvegica window:
- a CDS encoding DUF2283 domain-containing protein encodes MGVKTTAYFRNSVLVRRPYLKMEWVEQALRHPVRREVQENGRVRYWVYIQEAGKYLPVVTEPDGETVHNAFFRPGVQAMKGGERMRLSYDPETDMLYIGLRSGPSVESEEIAPGFVLDFDTVGNVVGIEIEEASRRVELGRLELSALPLQDLLVTRPAVVQGKK; translated from the coding sequence GTGGGAGTGAAGACAACGGCTTATTTTAGGAACAGCGTGCTTGTGCGCCGCCCTTATCTCAAGATGGAATGGGTTGAACAGGCACTTCGCCATCCTGTACGTCGGGAGGTCCAAGAGAATGGCCGCGTTCGATATTGGGTGTATATTCAAGAGGCAGGGAAGTATCTCCCGGTGGTGACCGAGCCGGATGGCGAAACGGTGCATAACGCCTTTTTTCGACCGGGGGTTCAAGCCATGAAAGGAGGTGAAAGGATGCGTCTCAGTTATGATCCAGAGACCGATATGCTCTACATCGGTCTCCGGAGTGGGCCCAGCGTAGAATCGGAGGAAATTGCCCCGGGCTTTGTTTTGGACTTTGACACCGTGGGAAACGTGGTGGGTATAGAAATCGAGGAGGCTAGCCGGAGAGTGGAGCTTGGCCGGCTGGAACTATCGGCCCTACCCTTGCAGGATCTTCTGGTGACCCGCCCGGCCGTAGTTCAGGGCAAAAAGTGA
- a CDS encoding type II toxin-antitoxin system HicB family antitoxin, which yields MPWGGAIILGAIEMKWKVVYRAEFFREGDLYVGVVPELDVSSYGESLDEARASLQEAVEAFLEECERMGTLEEVMEEAGFVRRGDTWLPRQPVAAELLTVGQ from the coding sequence ATGCCTTGGGGTGGAGCGATAATTTTGGGGGCGATAGAGATGAAATGGAAAGTGGTTTACCGCGCGGAGTTCTTCCGAGAAGGGGATCTTTACGTGGGTGTTGTACCTGAGCTCGATGTCTCTAGCTACGGGGAATCACTGGACGAGGCCCGAGCTTCTCTACAGGAAGCTGTGGAGGCTTTCCTGGAGGAGTGTGAGCGCATGGGCACCCTGGAGGAAGTGATGGAAGAGGCCGGGTTCGTGCGTCGGGGCGACACATGGCTTCCCCGTCAACCCGTGGCCGCGGAACTTCTGACCGTGGGCCAATGA
- a CDS encoding type II toxin-antitoxin system HicA family toxin, whose product MKIFEHEGFRVVRRKGDHLIMTKPGMKRPVVIKTSPREVPVTHILTNLRTAGISRERYLDLLNRLG is encoded by the coding sequence GTGAAGATCTTCGAACACGAAGGCTTTAGAGTGGTGCGGCGGAAGGGAGACCACTTGATCATGACGAAACCCGGTATGAAGAGGCCGGTGGTGATAAAGACAAGCCCCCGTGAGGTACCGGTAACCCATATCCTAACTAACCTCCGCACAGCCGGGATTTCGCGTGAAAGGTATCTTGACCTACTAAATCGGCTGGGATGA